A stretch of the uncultured Trichococcus sp. genome encodes the following:
- a CDS encoding type II CAAX endopeptidase family protein, giving the protein MNKKIRPRLTLAIQIILIYLASQLLPVFMLFIIPEADRIAAAMNLSLFFAFLGTALMVAWNSRKKWTPQNSLTDQSAAPIGKTLATGFFGFIGAILIQIIAMNVEYLVFRMPVISENTEVLLDLTNRYPFFIFNIIIFAPVMEEFVFRKAIVTHLVDAIGMVGAATISALLFAFAHNDGHYLVYGSLGLWFSFLYYRTRNIATPMIAHALMNAMSALPVLSQLIS; this is encoded by the coding sequence ATGAATAAAAAAATACGTCCCAGATTAACGTTGGCCATTCAGATCATCCTCATCTATCTCGCTTCTCAGCTTCTGCCGGTTTTCATGCTTTTTATCATTCCGGAAGCAGATCGCATCGCGGCTGCCATGAATCTCTCGCTATTCTTCGCTTTCCTCGGAACTGCCCTTATGGTAGCATGGAATAGCAGAAAAAAATGGACACCACAAAACAGTCTTACGGATCAATCGGCTGCCCCAATCGGCAAAACGCTCGCGACCGGATTCTTCGGTTTCATCGGAGCAATCCTGATTCAGATAATCGCAATGAATGTGGAGTATCTTGTGTTCAGGATGCCCGTCATTTCCGAAAATACGGAAGTGTTGCTGGACTTGACAAACCGCTACCCGTTCTTTATTTTTAACATTATCATCTTTGCGCCTGTGATGGAAGAATTTGTATTCCGTAAAGCGATTGTCACACATCTGGTCGACGCAATCGGGATGGTCGGAGCTGCCACTATCAGCGCTTTGCTTTTTGCTTTTGCGCATAATGATGGGCACTATTTGGTTTACGGCTCTCTGGGACTATGGTTTTCTTTCCTTTATTACAGGACAAGAAACATAGCCACTCCGATGATTGCGCATGCGTTGATGAATGCCATGTCCGCTTTGCCGGTCCTGTCCCAACTCATTTCGTAA
- a CDS encoding DUF4305 domain-containing protein — protein MTLKNLLIQVIIRFVFAILFISLAVDAVNTAGWGFMAFISVLFATSDVVKGVRMFNAYLKIKDSIDKN, from the coding sequence ATGACTTTAAAAAATCTATTAATTCAAGTAATCATCCGCTTCGTTTTCGCAATCCTCTTCATCTCGCTGGCAGTCGATGCCGTGAATACGGCAGGCTGGGGCTTCATGGCCTTCATCAGTGTGCTGTTCGCAACAAGCGATGTCGTGAAAGGCGTACGCATGTTCAATGCCTACCTGAAGATCAAAGACAGCATCGATAAAAACTAA
- the groES gene encoding co-chaperone GroES, producing the protein MLKPLGNRVIVEVAKEEEKSVGGIVLPSSAKEKSQTGTVIAVGAGRVTDNGVTIEMTVKAGDTVLFEKYAGTEVKYAGTEYLVIKESDIVAILD; encoded by the coding sequence TTGTTAAAACCATTAGGAAACCGTGTTATTGTAGAAGTTGCCAAAGAAGAGGAAAAATCTGTAGGCGGCATCGTATTACCGTCATCCGCTAAAGAAAAATCCCAAACCGGCACCGTTATTGCTGTGGGCGCGGGACGCGTGACGGATAACGGCGTAACCATCGAAATGACCGTTAAGGCAGGGGATACTGTCCTTTTCGAAAAATATGCAGGCACAGAAGTTAAATACGCGGGAACAGAATACTTAGTGATCAAAGAAAGCGACATCGTAGCAATTCTGGACTAA